The following are from one region of the Methanobrevibacter sp. genome:
- a CDS encoding DEAD/DEAH box helicase family protein — translation MAKSKGFGSNPLLMAKFLTEEVNKAWEDGSFYENVTPVTQDLLRFWFSDVFCDTRDINFHDGQKQAILNIIYLHEILKVKNVKDLYLSTDPELLQKMDIGHIEKDKFQHPMYGVKMATGTGKTWVLNAILIWQYLNAREYDSELFSKNFLLIAPGVIVYNRLLDAFLGKENEEGSRVFETSDFFKFKEVFIPEAYESIFFGFLQTAVAKKEEIGSKVTGDGLIAITNWHLLIDKEEDLEYDSPLDDPHKVFKKLLPVFPRNSEGNLLDVLDNNFLKGKALDYLASLEDIVVFNDEAHHIHEFKSKDGIKDAEWQKSLDIIAEEKKDKFIRIDFSATLYSNSTGKNKQKHYFPHVVVDFTLKEAIRQGLVKLIAIDKRKEVSSISLDFKAEREGNKVIGLSKGQKLMLRAGLSKLKILEKQFDNFEETFDGLDDKDPKMLVVCEDTSVTPFVKNFLLGEGLAEEDILEIHSKRGEISENEWGNIRQKLFNLDKYKHPKVVISVLMLREGFDVNNICVIVPLRSTESSILLEQTIGRGLRLMWREPEFHDIKLENRIRLLNEKKEPNNYFDLLSIVEHPKFIDFYNTFIEEGIVTEINDEINAGKVLGDMINVPLRDDYENFDFYWPAIISEREEFLTRKELSFDKMDSFQTPLKDLQLIRGEKGEIFESQELTVHTRFGRYRIISDLFDANSYNEFLARLINHITKMLQPIKRTQKEFPIIQINHDELARVIDDYIRIKLFDEPFNPMVDENWRILFMGNESIVNHIVLQITKVLYNMQHDVNVKEAEIKKYYFSNVPKLRMRENYSLDVSKSIYEKLPYPSNKGGFEKRFIESVDRDSNVDSFIKINEYYHNFANIMYIREDGLLARYFPDFLVKINEKIYVVETKSDKDMSTINVQSKRVSTLNFLDNLNQISQDKDLETKWEYVLLGENTFDSMYNNGASIEEILNFAIVTSDLARGFATLDSFK, via the coding sequence ATGGCAAAATCAAAAGGTTTCGGTTCAAATCCATTATTAATGGCTAAATTTTTAACTGAGGAAGTGAATAAAGCTTGGGAAGATGGTAGTTTCTATGAAAATGTAACTCCAGTTACTCAGGATTTATTAAGATTTTGGTTTAGTGATGTTTTCTGTGATACAAGAGACATTAATTTTCATGATGGGCAAAAACAGGCAATTTTAAATATTATATATCTTCATGAAATTTTAAAAGTAAAAAATGTAAAAGATTTATATTTATCAACAGATCCAGAATTACTTCAAAAAATGGATATTGGACATATAGAGAAAGATAAGTTTCAACACCCCATGTATGGAGTAAAAATGGCTACAGGAACCGGAAAAACATGGGTTTTAAATGCAATTCTTATTTGGCAATATTTAAATGCTAGAGAATATGATTCTGAACTTTTTTCTAAAAATTTCTTATTAATAGCTCCGGGTGTAATTGTTTATAATAGATTATTGGATGCTTTTTTAGGTAAAGAAAATGAAGAAGGATCAAGAGTATTTGAAACTTCTGATTTTTTTAAATTTAAAGAAGTTTTTATTCCAGAAGCTTATGAAAGTATATTTTTTGGATTTTTACAAACAGCTGTTGCTAAAAAAGAGGAAATAGGTTCAAAGGTAACTGGTGATGGTTTAATTGCAATTACAAATTGGCATTTGTTAATTGATAAAGAGGAGGATTTAGAATATGATTCTCCATTAGATGATCCACATAAAGTTTTTAAAAAATTACTTCCAGTTTTCCCTAGAAATAGTGAAGGAAATTTATTAGATGTTCTTGACAATAATTTTTTAAAAGGAAAAGCATTAGATTATTTAGCAAGTTTGGAAGATATTGTTGTTTTCAATGATGAGGCACATCATATTCATGAATTTAAGAGTAAGGATGGGATTAAGGATGCAGAATGGCAAAAAAGTTTAGATATAATTGCCGAAGAAAAAAAAGATAAATTTATTCGAATAGATTTTTCTGCAACATTATATTCTAATTCAACAGGGAAAAACAAGCAAAAACATTATTTTCCTCATGTTGTTGTTGATTTTACTTTAAAAGAAGCTATTCGTCAAGGGCTAGTTAAATTAATTGCTATTGATAAAAGAAAAGAAGTTTCTTCAATTTCTCTAGATTTTAAAGCTGAAAGAGAAGGAAATAAAGTAATAGGTTTATCAAAAGGTCAAAAATTAATGCTAAGAGCAGGTCTTTCTAAATTAAAAATCTTAGAAAAGCAATTTGATAATTTTGAAGAAACTTTTGATGGTTTGGATGATAAAGATCCGAAGATGTTGGTTGTTTGTGAAGATACAAGTGTAACTCCTTTTGTTAAAAATTTTTTATTAGGGGAAGGATTGGCAGAAGAAGATATTCTTGAAATACATTCCAAGAGAGGTGAAATTTCAGAAAATGAATGGGGTAATATCAGACAAAAATTATTTAACTTGGATAAATATAAACATCCAAAAGTTGTTATATCTGTTTTAATGCTTAGGGAAGGTTTCGATGTTAATAATATTTGTGTTATAGTCCCTTTGAGATCAACAGAATCTTCCATATTATTGGAACAAACAATTGGTCGTGGATTAAGATTAATGTGGAGAGAACCTGAATTTCATGATATAAAGCTGGAAAATAGAATCAGATTACTTAATGAAAAGAAGGAACCAAATAATTACTTTGATTTATTAAGCATAGTTGAACATCCTAAATTCATTGATTTTTATAATACTTTTATTGAAGAGGGTATTGTTACAGAAATAAATGATGAAATAAATGCTGGAAAAGTATTGGGGGATATGATTAATGTTCCTTTAAGAGATGATTATGAAAACTTTGATTTTTATTGGCCTGCTATTATCAGTGAACGAGAAGAATTTTTGACAAGAAAAGAATTATCTTTTGATAAAATGGATTCATTCCAAACTCCTCTTAAAGATTTGCAGTTAATTAGAGGAGAGAAAGGAGAAATATTCGAATCTCAAGAATTAACAGTTCATACAAGATTTGGTAGGTATAGAATTATAAGTGATTTGTTTGATGCTAATAGTTATAATGAGTTCTTAGCACGTTTGATAAATCATATAACTAAAATGTTACAACCTATTAAAAGAACTCAAAAGGAATTTCCAATTATTCAAATAAATCATGATGAACTTGCAAGAGTTATAGATGATTATATTAGAATTAAATTATTTGATGAACCTTTTAATCCAATGGTTGATGAAAATTGGAGAATTTTATTTATGGGGAATGAAAGTATTGTGAACCATATTGTTTTACAAATTACTAAAGTTCTTTATAATATGCAACATGATGTGAATGTCAAAGAAGCAGAGATAAAGAAATATTATTTCTCAAATGTTCCTAAATTAAGAATGCGTGAAAATTATTCTCTTGATGTTTCCAAATCAATTTATGAAAAACTACCATATCCTTCAAATAAAGGAGGTTTTGAGAAAAGATTTATAGAATCTGTTGATAGGGATAGTAATGTTGATTCATTTATTAAAATCAATGAATATTATCATAATTTTGCTAATATAATGTATATTCGTGAAGACGGTCTTTTAGCAAGATATTTCCCAGATTTTTTAGTTAAAATTAATGAAAAGATTTATGTTGTGGAAACAAAGTCGGATAAAGATATGAGTACTATTAATGTACAATCTAAAAGAGTATCTACTCTTAATTTCTTAGATAACTTAAATCAGATTTCACAGGATAAAGATTTAGAAACAAAATGGGAATATGTATTGTTAGGTGAAAATACTTTTGATAGTATGTATAATAATGGTGCTTCTATTGAAGAAATATTGAATTTTGCTATTGTCACATCTGATTTAGCAAGAGGATTTGCAACATTAGACAGTTTCAAATAA
- the aroA gene encoding 3-phosphoshikimate 1-carboxyvinyltransferase: MILKAKNINNIGGSVKAPPSKSYSHRAVILASLAEGTSTINDILLSEDVLSSIRACKDLGAEITQNENSLKIKGTEALHNSETQPINLENSGTTLRLMTSVAALADNETTLTGDSSLQTRPMQPLLDALKPLGVKTESTDGKAPITIKPGYKGGITSILGNISSQYISSIIISAPLSRNGVNLTVFPEFKSKPYVDMTLDIMEKFGIRINEKSFTKHEDCDKSLKDCEFVYYEIPKQKYKPTEYTVEGDYSSASYLLAAAAIAGGNVEVKNLFRDSKQGDKVILDILEMMGAEITRNDDSVIINSDGNLKGIDINLSNTPDLLITVAILAALAEGTTNITGVKHARVKETDRIDTTCRELEKLGCELTEYEDGMSITGGIHGGTVDSHGDHRLAMAFSLINLKHEVSVTNGEVFDVSFPNFIEAMESIGLNLELVEE; encoded by the coding sequence ATGATTCTTAAAGCAAAAAACATCAATAATATTGGGGGGTCTGTGAAGGCTCCTCCTTCCAAAAGCTATTCTCATAGGGCTGTTATTCTTGCTTCCTTGGCTGAGGGTACTTCCACTATCAATGACATTCTTCTTTCTGAGGATGTTCTCTCTTCCATCAGGGCCTGCAAGGATTTAGGAGCAGAAATAACTCAAAACGAAAACTCCCTAAAAATCAAGGGAACTGAAGCCCTTCACAACAGTGAAACCCAACCAATCAACCTGGAAAATTCAGGAACTACCTTGAGGCTGATGACTTCCGTTGCAGCTCTAGCGGACAATGAAACAACTTTAACCGGCGACTCCTCCCTCCAGACAAGGCCTATGCAGCCTCTTCTGGACGCATTGAAGCCTTTAGGGGTTAAGACAGAGTCCACTGACGGAAAGGCGCCGATCACAATAAAGCCTGGATACAAGGGTGGCATTACCAGCATTCTCGGCAACATCAGCTCCCAGTACATTTCTTCAATCATCATTTCAGCTCCTCTTTCAAGAAATGGTGTCAATCTAACTGTTTTTCCTGAGTTCAAGTCAAAGCCTTATGTTGACATGACATTGGACATCATGGAGAAGTTTGGAATCAGAATCAATGAAAAGTCATTTACAAAGCATGAGGACTGTGACAAATCCCTAAAAGACTGTGAGTTCGTCTACTATGAGATTCCAAAACAGAAATACAAGCCTACAGAGTACACTGTTGAGGGGGACTATTCCTCCGCTTCCTATCTTTTGGCTGCCGCTGCAATAGCTGGAGGTAATGTTGAGGTGAAGAACCTTTTCAGGGATTCCAAGCAGGGGGACAAGGTGATTCTGGACATTCTGGAGATGATGGGTGCGGAAATCACAAGAAATGACGATTCAGTAATCATAAATTCAGATGGAAATCTAAAAGGAATCGACATCAACCTTTCAAACACTCCGGATCTGTTAATCACAGTAGCAATCCTGGCCGCTTTGGCAGAAGGAACAACCAACATTACAGGCGTAAAGCATGCAAGGGTCAAGGAGACTGACAGGATAGACACCACCTGCAGGGAGCTTGAAAAGCTCGGCTGCGAACTAACAGAATACGAGGACGGAATGTCCATAACAGGAGGAATCCACGGGGGCACCGTTGACTCCCACGGAGATCACAGGCTTGCAATGGCATTTTCACTGATCAACCTCAAGCATGAGGTCAGCGTTACAAACGGGGAGGTTTTTGATGTTTCCTTCCCTAACTTCATAGAGGCAATGGAGTCAATAGGCTTGAATCTAGAACTGGTGGAGGAATAG
- the nth gene encoding endonuclease III, with translation MKTTEEIKGIIDGLDEIYDLRFFEDKDPYRVLIRTILSQRTRDENTDKATAELFSVYKNIYEIADAPVEEIEKLVKSAGFYRVKAGRIKEVSNILIDQFGGKVPDNMKELLTLPGVGRKTANCVLVYAFEEPAIPVDTHVHRISNLMGMVNTKTPEETEEELVKIVPREDWLVLNDYMVQFGQTICKPNHMQCEICPVADYCDHHNGCD, from the coding sequence ATGAAGACAACAGAAGAGATAAAGGGAATAATAGACGGACTGGATGAGATCTACGACTTGAGGTTTTTCGAGGACAAGGACCCATATAGGGTTCTAATAAGAACCATCCTCTCCCAGAGAACACGTGATGAAAACACGGACAAGGCAACTGCAGAGCTTTTCTCAGTCTACAAGAACATCTATGAAATTGCAGATGCTCCTGTAGAGGAGATAGAAAAGCTTGTAAAGTCCGCAGGATTCTACAGGGTAAAGGCCGGAAGGATCAAGGAGGTTTCAAACATCCTCATTGACCAGTTCGGCGGAAAGGTTCCGGACAACATGAAGGAGCTTCTCACATTGCCTGGTGTGGGCAGAAAGACAGCCAATTGCGTTCTTGTCTATGCTTTTGAGGAGCCTGCAATCCCTGTTGACACACATGTTCACAGAATCTCCAATCTCATGGGTATGGTAAATACAAAAACCCCTGAGGAGACCGAGGAGGAGCTTGTAAAGATTGTTCCCCGTGAGGATTGGCTTGTCCTCAACGACTATATGGTTCAGTTTGGCCAGACCATCTGCAAGCCGAACCACATGCAGTGCGAAATCTGCCCTGTGGCAGACTACTGTGACCATCACAACGGTTGTGATTAA
- a CDS encoding phosphatase, protein MLYGIVDIGSNTVRLNIYDIIDDNARFLLSKKYALGLVSYIRKGKLTDKGISKLANVLEDIKADLNYLHVENFNMFATASLRNISNSGKVLNFIRDDLDLKIEVLDEKTEGKYSFLGSISIMDKATGVLIDVGGGSSEVVLYKHRKIKDAYSLPIGSLSLFNDYVGMLVPTESESKAIVDRVRYEIERQKIPKKDYRFMCAVGGSVRAILKLSRDLKLVERKERIISPKVFELLREELPGNDKETYSKLLASKPARIHTMIPGLLIIQELCSHFNVEEMQVSKFGVREGYLNHKLGRKDD, encoded by the coding sequence ATGCTTTATGGGATTGTAGATATAGGCTCCAATACTGTAAGACTGAACATTTATGATATTATTGATGATAACGCTCGTTTTCTTTTATCAAAAAAGTATGCTCTAGGACTGGTTTCCTACATAAGGAAAGGGAAGCTTACCGATAAGGGCATTTCAAAACTGGCCAATGTCCTGGAGGACATCAAGGCAGACCTGAACTATTTGCATGTGGAAAATTTCAACATGTTCGCAACAGCTTCCCTGAGAAACATCAGCAATTCAGGGAAGGTTCTGAATTTTATAAGGGACGACTTGGATCTTAAAATAGAGGTTCTCGATGAAAAGACCGAAGGGAAGTACAGCTTCCTGGGTTCAATCTCCATAATGGACAAGGCCACAGGGGTTCTTATTGACGTTGGTGGGGGAAGTTCCGAGGTTGTCCTTTACAAGCACAGGAAAATCAAGGACGCTTACAGCCTCCCGATAGGCTCCCTAAGCCTTTTCAACGACTATGTGGGCATGCTGGTCCCTACGGAATCAGAATCCAAGGCCATTGTTGACAGGGTCAGATACGAAATCGAAAGGCAGAAGATTCCAAAAAAGGACTACAGGTTCATGTGTGCCGTTGGAGGTTCAGTAAGGGCAATCCTTAAGCTTTCAAGGGATTTGAAGCTGGTTGAAAGAAAGGAGAGGATAATCTCTCCAAAGGTATTTGAACTTTTAAGGGAAGAGCTGCCGGGCAACGACAAGGAAACCTACAGCAAGCTTCTCGCATCAAAGCCTGCAAGAATCCACACGATGATTCCGGGACTTCTGATAATACAGGAGCTCTGCAGCCATTTCAACGTAGAGGAGATGCAGGTCAGCAAGTTCGGAGTCAGGGAAGGATACCTTAACCACAAGCTAGGTAGAAAGGATGACTAG
- the ppk1 gene encoding polyphosphate kinase 1, whose protein sequence is MTRDYSYTQNRELSWLKFNKRVLQEACDDTVPLLERLKFISIFTSNLDEFYMVRCGTLHDLSLIDSDYRDNKSGLTASQQLDRIFKRTKELCRFKDRVYMDVSKQLEFFDIREVSFEGMNQSQRDFIDEYYDNFVFPILSPQIIDFNHPFPHFRNNALYIVLKLKGDDDETEFGFIPVPESLDSLVFLPGEGFNFILMENIILHYADQIFTNYSVKFKTVMSVTRNADISFLHEQIDSDDDYRELVKKILKKRSRLAPIRLQFYRNKNKKLVDFLTEKLNIRKNQIQVSNSPLNMEFVFPLIDHIKSKNVNLYQKLSYRPFVTNYPPNLLKNRSMIEQVLERDYLFFYPYESMDLFLKLLKEAANDDRVVSIKITIYRLAKVSKIVQYLLDALDNGIEVTALIELRARFDEQNNLNYAEVLEEAGCNVIYGSEEYKVHSKICLITRRAKNGFEYITQLGTGNYNEKTSKLYTDLSYITSRNDIGEDAVLFFQNMSLDNLDGDYKKLIVSPTSFKSNIADKICEQVALARSGKPALIIMKMNSLTDRDLIDMLQRASIVGVTIKLIIRGICCIIPGIPNVTDNIRIISIVGRFLEHSRIYCFGVGDSCEIYLSSADLMTRNTEKRVEIGFPIEDRHIRHRILDMINIMLSDNVKAREIDINGDMVRIPVIDERVDSQEFFINNLFYDELPMEEMNSHESIISRLKHIFD, encoded by the coding sequence ATGACTAGGGATTACAGCTACACTCAAAACAGGGAACTCTCATGGCTTAAGTTCAACAAAAGGGTTCTTCAGGAGGCATGTGACGATACAGTCCCTCTTCTGGAGCGTCTCAAATTCATTTCAATATTTACAAGCAATCTTGATGAGTTCTATATGGTTCGCTGCGGAACACTCCATGATCTGTCACTTATTGATTCGGACTACAGGGACAACAAGTCCGGCCTTACCGCCTCACAGCAGCTTGACAGGATTTTCAAAAGGACAAAGGAGCTTTGCAGGTTCAAGGACAGGGTATATATGGATGTCTCCAAACAGCTGGAGTTCTTTGACATCAGGGAGGTTTCATTTGAAGGGATGAACCAGTCACAGAGGGATTTCATCGACGAATACTATGACAATTTCGTTTTCCCGATTCTCTCCCCTCAGATAATCGACTTCAACCATCCATTCCCACACTTCAGGAACAACGCCCTGTACATAGTTCTAAAGCTTAAGGGGGATGATGATGAAACCGAGTTCGGCTTCATTCCGGTTCCGGAGTCATTGGACAGTCTTGTTTTCCTTCCGGGGGAGGGCTTCAACTTCATCCTGATGGAAAACATCATTCTTCATTACGCAGACCAGATTTTCACAAACTATAGCGTGAAGTTCAAGACAGTGATGTCAGTTACAAGAAACGCAGACATCAGCTTTCTCCATGAGCAGATTGACTCTGACGACGACTATCGTGAACTGGTTAAGAAAATCCTCAAGAAACGCTCAAGGCTGGCTCCAATACGCCTCCAGTTCTACAGAAATAAAAACAAGAAGCTTGTTGATTTTCTAACCGAAAAGCTCAACATCCGGAAGAATCAGATTCAGGTTTCCAACAGTCCGCTGAACATGGAATTCGTCTTCCCGTTGATTGACCATATCAAGTCAAAAAACGTCAACCTTTATCAGAAGCTTTCATACAGGCCATTCGTGACAAATTATCCTCCAAACCTTTTGAAAAACAGGAGCATGATTGAGCAGGTGCTTGAAAGGGACTATCTTTTCTTCTACCCCTACGAGTCAATGGATTTGTTCCTCAAGCTTCTTAAGGAAGCCGCAAACGACGATAGGGTTGTCTCAATCAAGATTACAATATATCGTCTTGCCAAGGTATCCAAGATAGTCCAGTACCTCCTTGATGCCCTGGACAATGGAATTGAGGTTACAGCATTGATCGAGCTTAGGGCACGCTTCGACGAGCAGAACAACCTGAACTATGCTGAAGTTCTTGAAGAGGCAGGGTGCAATGTAATCTACGGCTCTGAAGAGTACAAGGTCCATTCCAAGATATGCCTGATTACAAGAAGGGCGAAGAACGGCTTTGAATACATTACACAATTGGGAACAGGAAACTACAATGAAAAGACATCAAAGCTCTATACTGACCTGAGCTACATCACATCCAGAAACGACATAGGGGAGGATGCAGTTCTCTTCTTCCAGAACATGTCCCTTGACAATCTGGACGGCGACTACAAGAAGCTGATAGTCTCCCCAACATCATTCAAGTCAAACATTGCAGACAAGATCTGTGAACAGGTGGCCTTGGCCAGAAGCGGAAAGCCTGCGCTGATAATAATGAAGATGAATTCCCTTACTGACAGGGACCTCATTGACATGCTTCAAAGGGCATCGATTGTAGGAGTTACCATAAAGCTCATAATCAGGGGAATCTGCTGCATAATCCCGGGAATCCCAAATGTTACCGACAATATAAGAATCATCAGCATCGTCGGAAGGTTCCTGGAGCATTCCAGAATCTACTGCTTCGGCGTTGGTGATAGCTGCGAAATATATCTTTCAAGCGCCGACCTCATGACTCGGAACACGGAAAAGAGGGTTGAGATAGGTTTTCCAATAGAGGATAGGCATATAAGGCACAGGATTCTTGACATGATAAACATAATGCTTTCGGACAACGTGAAGGCCAGGGAAATCGACATTAACGGTGACATGGTACGGATACCTGTAATCGACGAAAGGGTGGACAGCCAGGAATTCTTCATCAACAACCTGTTCTATGACGAGCTTCCAATGGAAGAGATGAATTCCCACGAGTCAATCATTTCAAGGCTAAAGCATATTTTTGATTAG
- the cysK gene encoding cysteine synthase A produces the protein MVDIPELKRGILNDMTEAIGNTPLVRLNNLTRDMDAEVVVKVESFNPTGSIKDRVGVSLIEDAEEKGLIDKDTVIIEPTSGNTGIALGFVAASKGYRLILTMPETMSIERRKLLGVFGAEIVLTPGSEGMAGAIAKAEELNEEIENSIILQQFDNPANPAIHRKTTAQEILRDTDGEVDIVVSAVGTGGTLEGIAEVLKEYNPEIQIVAVEPESSQTLGKGEKGPHRIQGIGAGFVPSVLNTELIDEIIPVRDEDAGDMLLKLAKNEGIFAGISSGAATWAALELAKRPENNGKRIIAILPDTGDRYLSVDWIFG, from the coding sequence GTGGTAGATATTCCAGAATTGAAAAGAGGTATTTTAAACGACATGACCGAGGCTATAGGAAACACCCCTCTTGTAAGGCTGAACAATCTTACAAGGGACATGGATGCCGAGGTTGTTGTGAAGGTAGAGTCATTCAACCCAACAGGAAGCATAAAGGATCGTGTTGGAGTTTCATTGATCGAGGACGCTGAAGAAAAAGGACTGATAGATAAGGACACTGTAATCATAGAGCCCACAAGCGGAAATACAGGAATTGCACTTGGATTTGTAGCTGCATCAAAGGGATACAGGCTAATCCTTACAATGCCTGAGACAATGTCCATCGAGAGAAGAAAACTTCTGGGGGTTTTCGGAGCCGAGATAGTCCTTACTCCAGGAAGCGAGGGAATGGCCGGTGCAATCGCAAAGGCCGAAGAGCTAAATGAGGAGATTGAAAATTCAATAATTCTTCAGCAGTTCGACAATCCTGCAAACCCAGCAATCCACAGGAAAACAACAGCACAGGAAATCCTCAGGGACACCGATGGGGAAGTTGACATTGTTGTAAGTGCAGTGGGAACCGGAGGAACCCTTGAAGGGATTGCTGAAGTGCTGAAGGAGTATAATCCTGAAATCCAGATAGTGGCAGTTGAACCTGAGTCATCACAGACTTTGGGAAAAGGGGAAAAGGGACCTCACAGGATACAGGGAATCGGTGCAGGATTTGTCCCGTCAGTGCTGAACACAGAACTCATCGACGAAATCATTCCGGTCAGGGATGAGGATGCCGGTGACATGCTTTTGAAACTGGCCAAAAACGAGGGGATATTTGCAGGGATTTCATCAGGTGCTGCAACATGGGCTGCCCTGGAATTGGCCAAAAGACCGGAAAACAATGGAAAGAGGATAATAGCCATTTTGCCGGATACTGGTGACAGATATCTTTCCGTTGATTGGATATTTGGATAA
- the cysE gene encoding serine O-acetyltransferase encodes MFKTLKEEIKAIKLKDPAARSTIEIFLCYPGFYALIFHRVSHYLWNHGFKLWARINSNWGRFLTGIEIHPGATIGKRVFIDHGMGIVIGETAEVGDDVLIYQGVILGGTTTNKGKRHPTIGKGVIIGAGAKVMGNITVGDYSKIGTGAVVLKDVPPNCTCVGVPGRIVKREGEPIKEVDLEHGNLPDPVSDVIKQLFELHYETDKQIKVLYEQHDLCLVDYVDGIEEELDETTL; translated from the coding sequence ATGTTTAAAACTTTAAAAGAAGAGATTAAAGCAATCAAGTTAAAAGACCCTGCGGCGAGAAGCACGATAGAAATCTTCTTATGTTATCCTGGATTCTATGCTTTAATTTTTCATAGGGTAAGTCATTACCTTTGGAATCATGGCTTTAAGCTATGGGCTCGTATCAATTCCAATTGGGGGCGTTTCCTGACAGGTATTGAAATTCATCCAGGGGCTACAATAGGAAAACGTGTTTTCATTGACCATGGAATGGGTATTGTAATAGGGGAAACCGCTGAAGTGGGTGATGATGTCTTGATTTATCAGGGCGTAATTCTCGGAGGAACCACAACCAATAAGGGGAAAAGACATCCTACCATAGGAAAGGGGGTCATTATTGGTGCCGGCGCCAAGGTGATGGGAAACATAACGGTCGGTGACTATTCCAAGATAGGTACTGGTGCCGTTGTTCTTAAGGATGTTCCTCCTAACTGTACTTGCGTTGGAGTTCCTGGAAGAATTGTAAAAAGGGAAGGGGAGCCAATCAAAGAGGTTGATCTTGAGCACGGTAATCTTCCGGACCCTGTATCAGATGTTATTAAACAGCTATTCGAACTTCACTATGAAACCGATAAGCAAATTAAGGTATTATATGAGCAGCATGATCTATGCCTTGTAGATTATGTTGATGGAATTGAGGAGGAATTAGATGAAACCACCTTGTGA
- a CDS encoding transcriptional regulator — protein sequence MKPPCEIVVWYVIPAIRSELAKDLLALGMKQKEVSQLMDITQPAVSQYITDKRGNGVKLSGHVKDLIAEFAQQLADGTAKKTDIIGRTCSICKQIETQDVLEQLGIDHGELGEDCQACMGSEVQN from the coding sequence ATGAAACCACCTTGTGAGATTGTAGTATGGTATGTCATACCAGCAATAAGATCAGAGCTGGCCAAGGATTTACTTGCATTGGGAATGAAGCAAAAGGAAGTTTCCCAGCTTATGGACATCACACAGCCTGCCGTTTCACAGTACATAACTGACAAGAGAGGAAACGGCGTAAAGCTTAGTGGCCATGTAAAGGATTTGATTGCAGAATTCGCACAGCAATTGGCTGATGGAACCGCTAAAAAAACCGACATCATTGGCAGAACATGCTCCATCTGTAAGCAGATAGAAACTCAGGATGTTCTGGAGCAATTGGGAATAGACCATGGCGAGCTTGGTGAGGATTGTCAGGCCTGCATGGGTTCCGAAGTTCAAAATTAA